One stretch of Pseudomonas sp. NC02 DNA includes these proteins:
- a CDS encoding bifunctional diguanylate cyclase/phosphodiesterase encodes MRNPVDTVPPLPRIYALDPQEAEQSWDSAPQLLAALNAARLGAWSWEIDTGRISWSRGTQALFGFDPRQPLPEDLEYLDLLAPEDRAKVVRAFHAVLAGEPAVQAMHHRIQWPDGSLHWLEINGSLLPDKAGRRRMIGVIREITHQREREHALSHSEKRFATLFHLCPLMVLLTRQADGLISEANQYFESLFGWPLADAIGRSTLELGLWVHPEQRAHLVKATQRKGAPITMEVQFRASNGQVHDGTLSAQKVELDGEDYLISTFLDTTERKNAEQALKDSQERLDLALDSAQLGTWDWHIPSGMLYGSARAAQLHGLEPQPFHESFEAFFEGMPQEERESMRNAYRTLREGPAGNYQLTYRVQLEDGSSRYLESRARLYRDDTGVPLRMAGTLLDITDQVEREQRLIASEEKFASLFLASPDPICVTRLETGQFIEINPAFTQTFGWTAAEVLNNNAEQIGLWEESSQRLQRIEQVIREQSLSNVAITVHHKNGQTLNCVISSRLIQVSDQPCIVTTLRDITQQQRSEAALKASEEKFAKAFHSSPDAVSITERDTGRYVEVNDGFCRLTGYRAEEAIGLTLYQIGIWADENQRAALLAELQIKGRIHHLEMLWHNKRGEVLAVEVSVEPITLNETPCLLLTARDVSLLKNAQAQIRHLAYHDPLTNLPNRALLMDRLSQQIALLKRHNLRGALLFLDLDHFKHINDSLGHPVGDTVLKIVTARLEASVRMEDTVARLGGDEFVVLLSGLEGTRPQVSTQVQELADTLRELLSEPMFLDGHRLQVTPSIGVALIPDHGSTPADLLKRADIALYRAKDSGRNTIQMFHNSMQKTASERLRMETDLRLALSRGEFSVHYQPQVDARGNTIVGAEALVRWQHPQLGAQSPTEFIKVLEDSGLILEVGTWILDEACSTFAQLIAEGLVDPLNFSLCVNISPRQFRQNDFVERVERSLRNHHLPYTLLKLEITEGIVIQNLDDTISKMRRLKKLGVSFAMDDFGTGYSSLTYLKRLPVDALKIDQSFVRDATHDPNDAEIIRAIVAMARSLNLDVIAEGVETPEQLAFLQGLGCHLYQGYLHSRPLPVEGFRQVLKRMPQATSSE; translated from the coding sequence ATGCGCAACCCCGTCGATACCGTGCCACCCCTGCCCCGCATCTACGCGCTGGACCCACAGGAGGCGGAGCAAAGCTGGGACAGCGCGCCGCAACTGCTGGCGGCGCTCAACGCTGCCCGGCTGGGCGCCTGGAGCTGGGAAATCGATACCGGCCGGATCAGCTGGTCCCGAGGCACTCAGGCCCTGTTCGGCTTCGACCCGCGCCAGCCGCTGCCTGAAGACCTGGAGTACCTGGACCTGCTGGCCCCCGAGGACCGCGCCAAGGTGGTCCGGGCCTTTCATGCGGTGCTGGCCGGCGAACCCGCTGTCCAGGCCATGCACCACCGCATCCAATGGCCCGATGGCAGCCTGCACTGGCTGGAAATCAACGGCAGCCTGCTACCGGACAAGGCCGGGCGTCGGCGAATGATCGGGGTGATCCGCGAAATCACCCACCAGCGCGAGCGCGAACACGCCCTCAGCCATTCGGAAAAGCGCTTCGCCACCCTGTTCCATTTGTGCCCGCTGATGGTCCTGCTGACCCGCCAGGCGGACGGCCTGATCAGCGAAGCCAACCAGTATTTCGAAAGCCTGTTCGGCTGGCCGTTGGCCGATGCCATTGGCCGCAGCACATTGGAGCTGGGCCTCTGGGTACACCCGGAACAACGCGCGCATCTGGTCAAGGCCACCCAGCGCAAAGGCGCCCCCATCACCATGGAAGTGCAGTTTCGCGCCAGCAACGGGCAGGTCCACGATGGCACCCTCAGCGCCCAGAAAGTCGAGCTGGACGGCGAGGACTACCTGATCAGCACCTTCCTCGACACCACCGAGCGCAAGAATGCCGAGCAGGCCCTCAAGGACAGCCAGGAACGCCTGGACCTTGCCCTGGACTCGGCGCAACTGGGCACCTGGGACTGGCACATCCCCAGCGGCATGCTCTATGGCTCGGCCCGCGCCGCCCAACTGCACGGGCTGGAACCCCAACCGTTCCACGAATCCTTCGAGGCCTTCTTTGAAGGCATGCCCCAGGAAGAGCGCGAGAGCATGCGCAACGCCTACCGCACCCTGCGCGAAGGCCCGGCGGGCAACTACCAACTGACCTACCGCGTGCAACTGGAAGACGGCAGTTCGCGCTACCTGGAAAGCCGCGCCCGCCTGTATCGCGATGACACGGGCGTACCGTTGCGAATGGCCGGGACCCTGCTCGACATCACCGACCAGGTTGAACGTGAGCAGCGCCTGATCGCATCCGAAGAAAAATTCGCCAGCCTGTTCCTCGCCAGCCCCGACCCAATCTGCGTGACGCGCCTGGAGACCGGCCAGTTTATCGAGATCAACCCGGCCTTCACCCAGACCTTCGGCTGGACCGCCGCCGAGGTGCTCAACAACAACGCCGAGCAGATCGGCTTGTGGGAGGAGTCCAGCCAACGCCTGCAGCGCATCGAGCAGGTGATCCGCGAACAATCCCTGAGCAACGTGGCAATCACCGTTCATCACAAGAACGGCCAGACCCTGAACTGTGTGATATCCAGCCGCCTGATCCAGGTCAGCGACCAACCCTGCATCGTCACCACCCTGCGGGACATCACCCAACAACAGCGCTCGGAAGCGGCGCTCAAGGCCAGCGAAGAGAAGTTCGCCAAGGCCTTTCATTCCAGCCCCGATGCGGTGTCGATCACCGAGCGCGATACCGGGCGCTACGTGGAGGTCAATGACGGCTTCTGCCGCCTCACCGGCTACCGCGCCGAAGAAGCGATCGGCCTGACGCTGTACCAGATCGGCATCTGGGCCGATGAAAACCAGCGCGCGGCGTTATTGGCCGAGTTGCAGATCAAGGGCCGCATTCATCACCTGGAAATGCTCTGGCACAACAAGCGCGGCGAAGTGCTGGCGGTTGAAGTGTCGGTGGAGCCCATCACCCTCAATGAAACCCCCTGCCTGTTGCTGACCGCCCGGGACGTCAGCCTGCTGAAAAACGCCCAGGCGCAGATTCGCCACCTGGCCTATCACGACCCGCTGACCAACCTGCCCAACCGCGCCCTGCTGATGGACCGCCTGAGCCAGCAGATCGCCCTGCTCAAGCGCCACAACCTGCGGGGCGCCCTGCTGTTTCTCGACCTGGACCACTTCAAGCACATCAACGATTCCCTCGGCCACCCGGTCGGCGACACGGTGCTGAAGATCGTCACTGCACGCCTAGAAGCCAGTGTGCGCATGGAAGACACCGTGGCACGCCTGGGCGGCGATGAGTTTGTGGTGCTGCTCAGCGGCCTGGAAGGCACACGCCCGCAAGTCAGCACTCAAGTCCAGGAGCTGGCCGATACCCTGCGCGAACTGTTATCCGAACCGATGTTCCTGGATGGCCACCGCCTGCAAGTCACCCCGAGCATTGGCGTGGCGCTGATCCCCGATCACGGCTCAACCCCGGCCGATTTGCTCAAGCGTGCCGACATCGCCCTGTACCGGGCCAAGGATTCAGGGCGCAACACCATCCAGATGTTCCACAACAGCATGCAGAAAACCGCCAGCGAGCGGCTGCGCATGGAAACCGACCTGCGCCTGGCCCTGTCCCGCGGTGAGTTCAGCGTGCATTACCAACCCCAGGTGGATGCGCGCGGCAACACCATCGTCGGCGCCGAGGCCCTGGTGCGCTGGCAACATCCGCAGTTGGGCGCACAGTCCCCGACGGAATTCATCAAGGTCCTGGAAGACAGCGGCCTGATCCTTGAAGTGGGCACCTGGATCCTCGACGAAGCCTGCAGCACCTTCGCGCAGTTGATTGCCGAGGGGCTGGTAGACCCGCTGAACTTCAGCCTGTGCGTCAACATCAGCCCGCGGCAGTTTCGCCAGAATGATTTTGTCGAACGGGTAGAACGCAGCCTGCGCAACCACCACCTGCCTTATACCCTGCTGAAGCTGGAGATCACCGAAGGCATCGTGATCCAGAATCTGGACGACACCATCAGCAAAATGCGCCGCCTGAAAAAGCTCGGCGTGAGTTTTGCGATGGATGATTTCGGCACCGGCTATTCGTCGCTGACCTACCTCAAGCGCCTGCCGGTGGATGCGCTGAAGATCGACCAGTCGTTTGTGCGCGACGCCACCCATGACCCCAACGATGCGGAGATCATCCGTGCCATTGTGGCCATGGCGCGCAGCTTGAACCTGGACGTCATTGCCGAAGGAGTGGAAACCCCTGAGCAACTGGCGTTTTTGCAGGGGCTTGGGTGTCATTTGTATCAGGGGTATCTGCACAGTCGGCCCTTGCCGGTGGAAGGGTTCAGGCAGGTACTGAAGCGAATGCCCCAGGCCACTTCATCGGAATAA
- a CDS encoding LysR family transcriptional regulator → MDLANLNAFIAIAETGSFSGAGERLHLTQPAISKRIAGLEQQLKVRLFDRLGREVGLTEAGRALLPRAYQILNVLDDTRRALTNLTGEVSGRLTLATSHHIGLHRLPPVLRTFTREYPNVALDIQFLDSEVAYEEILHGRAEVAVITLAPEPHTLVRATPVWDDPLDFVVAPEHSLISNGSVSLADIARHPAVFPGGNTFTHHIVQRLFEAQGLTPNIAMSTNYLETIKMMVSIGLAWSVLPRTMLDDQVARIALPGIQLSRQLGYIVHTERTLSNAARAFMSLLDAQVDLPGNQA, encoded by the coding sequence ATGGACCTGGCCAACCTCAATGCCTTTATCGCCATCGCCGAGACCGGCAGCTTCTCCGGTGCCGGTGAACGCCTGCACCTGACCCAACCGGCCATCAGCAAGCGCATCGCCGGCCTGGAGCAACAATTAAAGGTGCGCCTGTTCGACCGGCTGGGGCGTGAAGTCGGCCTCACCGAAGCCGGACGGGCGCTGCTGCCCCGGGCGTATCAGATTCTCAATGTACTGGACGACACCCGCCGCGCCCTGACCAACCTGACCGGCGAAGTCAGCGGGCGCCTGACGCTGGCCACCAGCCATCACATCGGCCTGCACCGCTTGCCACCGGTCCTGCGCACGTTCACCCGGGAATACCCGAATGTCGCGCTGGACATTCAGTTTCTCGATTCGGAAGTGGCCTACGAAGAAATCCTCCATGGCCGCGCCGAAGTGGCCGTGATCACCCTGGCGCCGGAACCCCACACGCTGGTGCGGGCCACCCCGGTGTGGGACGACCCACTGGATTTCGTGGTGGCGCCGGAACACAGCCTGATCAGCAACGGCAGCGTCAGCCTGGCGGACATCGCCCGGCACCCGGCGGTGTTTCCCGGCGGCAACACCTTTACCCACCATATCGTGCAGCGGCTGTTCGAGGCCCAGGGCCTGACGCCAAACATCGCCATGAGCACCAACTACCTGGAAACCATCAAGATGATGGTCTCCATTGGCCTTGCCTGGAGCGTATTGCCGCGCACCATGCTCGATGACCAGGTGGCACGCATCGCTTTGCCGGGCATACAGCTCAGTCGCCAGCTAGGCTATATCGTGCACACCGAAAGGACGCTGTCGAACGCTGCGCGGGCTTTCATGAGCCTATTGGATGCACAGGTCGATCTGCCAGGGAATCAGGCTTGA
- the leuC gene encoding 3-isopropylmalate dehydratase large subunit, with product MAGKTLYDKLWDSHEVKRRDDGSSLIYIDRHIIHEVTSPQAFEGLRLAGRKPWRVDSIIATPDHNVPTTPERKGGIDAIVDTVSRLQVQTLDDYCDEYGITEFKMNDVRQGIVHVIGPEQGATLPGMTVVCGDSHTSTHGAFGALAHGIGTSEVEHVFATQCLVAKKMKNMLVSVEGELPFGVTAKDIVLAVIGKIGTAGGNGHAIEFAGSAIRDLSIEGRMTICNMSIEAGARVGMVAADEKTIAYVKGRPFAPAGADWDAAVEAWKDLVSDADAVFDTVVTLDAAQIKPQVSWGTSPEMVLAVDQNVPDPAKETDLVKRGSIERALKYMGLKANQAITDIQLDRVFIGSCTNSRIEDLRAAAVIAKGRKVASTIKQAIVVPGSGLVKAQAEAEGLDKIFLEAGFEWREPGCSMCLAMNPDRLESGEHCASTSNRNFEGRQGAGGRTHLVSPAMAAAAAVNGRFIDVRELI from the coding sequence ATGGCCGGCAAAACGCTTTACGACAAGCTTTGGGATTCCCATGAAGTGAAACGGCGCGATGATGGGTCGTCGCTGATCTACATCGACCGTCACATCATCCATGAAGTGACCTCGCCCCAAGCGTTCGAAGGCCTGCGACTGGCCGGGCGCAAGCCTTGGCGCGTCGACTCGATCATCGCCACCCCGGACCACAACGTGCCGACCACCCCGGAGCGTAAAGGCGGGATCGACGCCATCGTCGACACCGTGTCGCGCCTCCAGGTGCAGACCCTCGATGATTACTGCGACGAATATGGCATCACCGAATTCAAGATGAATGACGTGCGCCAGGGGATCGTTCACGTGATCGGCCCGGAGCAGGGCGCCACCTTGCCTGGCATGACCGTGGTTTGCGGTGACTCCCACACCTCTACCCACGGGGCGTTTGGCGCCTTGGCTCATGGTATTGGTACCTCCGAGGTGGAGCACGTATTCGCCACCCAGTGCCTCGTCGCCAAGAAGATGAAGAACATGTTGGTGTCGGTGGAAGGTGAATTGCCTTTCGGCGTCACTGCCAAGGACATCGTCCTCGCCGTGATCGGCAAGATCGGCACCGCCGGCGGTAACGGCCACGCCATCGAATTCGCCGGCAGCGCGATTCGCGACCTGTCCATCGAAGGCCGCATGACCATCTGCAACATGTCCATCGAAGCCGGTGCCCGCGTGGGCATGGTGGCGGCGGACGAAAAGACCATTGCCTACGTCAAGGGTCGCCCGTTCGCACCTGCCGGTGCTGATTGGGACGCCGCTGTCGAAGCCTGGAAAGACCTGGTTTCCGACGCCGATGCGGTGTTCGACACCGTGGTTACCCTCGATGCCGCCCAGATCAAGCCGCAAGTCAGCTGGGGCACCTCGCCGGAAATGGTGTTGGCCGTTGACCAGAACGTGCCGGACCCGGCCAAGGAAACCGACCTGGTCAAGCGTGGTTCCATCGAGCGCGCCTTGAAGTACATGGGCTTGAAAGCCAATCAGGCGATTACCGACATCCAGCTGGATCGCGTGTTCATCGGCTCCTGCACCAACTCGCGGATCGAGGATTTGCGCGCTGCGGCGGTGATCGCCAAGGGCCGCAAAGTCGCCTCGACCATCAAGCAGGCGATCGTGGTGCCAGGTTCGGGCCTGGTCAAGGCCCAGGCTGAAGCCGAAGGCCTCGACAAGATTTTCCTCGAGGCCGGTTTTGAATGGCGTGAGCCGGGTTGCTCGATGTGCCTGGCGATGAACCCGGACCGTTTGGAGTCGGGCGAGCACTGCGCGTCCACCTCCAACCGTAACTTCGAAGGGCGTCAGGGCGCCGGTGGCCGTACCCACCTCGTCAGCCCGGCCATGGCTGCTGCGGCTGCCGTCAACGGTCGTTTCATCGACGTTCGCGAATTGATCTGA
- the leuD gene encoding 3-isopropylmalate dehydratase small subunit gives MKAFTQHTGLVAPLDRANVDTDQIIPKQFLKSIKRTGFGPNLFDEWRYLDVGYAYQDNSKRPLNKDFVLNAERYQGASVLLARENFGCGSSREHAPWALEEYGFRSIIAPSYADIFFNNSFKNGLLPIILSDAEVDELFQQVEADVGYQLTIDLAAQTVTRPDGKVYHFEVDAFRKHCLINGLDDIGLTLQDGDAIAAFETKHRASQPWLFRDA, from the coding sequence ATGAAAGCTTTTACTCAACACACCGGTTTAGTCGCGCCGTTGGACCGTGCCAACGTGGACACCGACCAGATCATTCCCAAGCAGTTCTTGAAATCGATCAAGCGCACCGGTTTTGGTCCGAACCTGTTCGACGAGTGGCGCTACCTGGACGTGGGCTACGCCTACCAGGACAACTCCAAGCGCCCGCTGAACAAGGACTTTGTGCTCAACGCCGAGCGTTACCAGGGCGCCAGTGTATTGCTGGCCCGGGAAAACTTCGGTTGCGGCTCCAGCCGTGAGCACGCGCCGTGGGCCCTGGAAGAATATGGCTTTCGCAGCATCATCGCGCCGAGCTACGCCGACATCTTCTTCAACAACAGCTTCAAGAACGGCTTGCTGCCGATCATCTTGAGCGATGCCGAAGTGGATGAGTTGTTCCAGCAGGTGGAAGCCGATGTGGGCTACCAGTTGACCATCGACCTGGCGGCGCAGACCGTGACCCGTCCGGACGGCAAGGTGTATCACTTTGAAGTGGACGCCTTCCGCAAGCACTGCCTGATCAATGGCCTGGACGACATCGGCCTGACCTTGCAGGACGGCGATGCGATTGCCGCGTTTGAAACCAAACACCGGGCCAGCCAGCCTTGGTTGTTTCGCGACGCTTGA
- a CDS encoding class I SAM-dependent methyltransferase, which produces MTSTAHTQVVQKQFGEQASAYLSSAVHAQGTEFALLQAELAGQGAARLLDLGCGAGHVSFNVAPLVKEVVAYDLSQQMLDVVAAAAVDRGLDNIRTVHGAAERLPFADGEFDFVFSRYSAHHWSDLGLALREVRRVLKPGGVAAFVDVLSPGSPLLDTYLQTVEVLRDTSHVRDYSAGEWMRQLSEAGLHVRNSSRQRLRLEYTSWVERMRTPEVLRAAILELQKAMGQEVRDYFEIQADGTFSTDVLVVWAER; this is translated from the coding sequence ATGACCAGCACCGCCCACACCCAAGTCGTGCAAAAACAATTCGGCGAACAGGCCTCGGCCTACCTGAGCAGCGCAGTACATGCTCAAGGCACCGAGTTCGCGCTGCTCCAGGCCGAACTAGCCGGGCAGGGCGCTGCACGACTGCTGGACCTGGGTTGCGGCGCCGGTCACGTGAGTTTCAACGTGGCACCGTTGGTTAAAGAAGTGGTGGCGTACGACCTGTCCCAACAGATGCTTGACGTGGTCGCCGCCGCTGCCGTGGACCGTGGCCTGGACAACATCCGCACTGTGCACGGCGCCGCCGAGCGCCTGCCGTTTGCCGATGGCGAATTCGACTTCGTGTTCAGCCGCTACTCGGCGCACCATTGGAGCGACCTGGGCCTGGCCCTGCGTGAAGTGCGCCGGGTGCTCAAACCGGGTGGCGTGGCCGCTTTCGTGGACGTCTTGTCACCGGGCAGCCCGCTGTTGGACACTTACCTGCAAACCGTCGAAGTGCTGCGCGACACCAGCCACGTGCGTGACTATTCCGCCGGCGAGTGGATGCGCCAGCTCAGCGAAGCCGGTTTGCATGTGCGCAACAGCAGCCGCCAGCGCCTGCGCCTGGAATACACCTCGTGGGTCGAGCGCATGCGCACCCCAGAGGTATTGCGTGCTGCGATCCTGGAGCTGCAAAAGGCGATGGGCCAGGAAGTGCGCGATTACTTCGAGATTCAAGCCGACGGCACCTTCAGCACCGACGTGCTGGTGGTGTGGGCCGAACGCTGA
- the leuB gene encoding 3-isopropylmalate dehydrogenase has translation MSKQILILPGDGIGPEIMAEAVKVLEVANAKYSLGFELSHDVIGGAAIDKHGVPLADETLERARAADAVLLGAVGGPKWDKIERDIRPERGLLKIRAQLGLFGNLRPAILYPQLADASSLKPEIVAGLDILIVRELTGGIYFGSPRGVRELENGERQAYDTLPYSESEIRRIARVGFDMARVRGKKVCSVDKANVLASSQLWREIVEEVAKDYPDVELSHMYVDNAAMQLVRAPKQFDVIVTDNLFGDILSDQASMLTGSIGMLPSASLDANNKGMYEPCHGSAPDIAGQGIANPLATILSVSMMLRYSFNLTDAADAIEQAVSLVLDQGLRTGDIWSQGCTKVGTQEMGDAVVAALRNL, from the coding sequence ATGAGCAAGCAGATTCTGATTCTCCCTGGCGACGGCATTGGTCCGGAAATCATGGCCGAAGCGGTCAAGGTGCTGGAAGTGGCTAACGCCAAGTACAGCCTGGGCTTCGAACTGAGCCACGACGTGATCGGCGGCGCGGCCATCGACAAGCACGGCGTGCCTCTGGCCGACGAAACCCTGGAGCGTGCCCGCGCAGCCGACGCCGTGCTGCTGGGCGCCGTGGGTGGCCCGAAGTGGGACAAGATCGAGCGTGACATCCGCCCTGAGCGCGGCCTGCTGAAGATCCGTGCGCAACTGGGCCTGTTCGGCAACCTGCGCCCGGCGATCCTTTACCCGCAACTGGCGGACGCTTCCAGCCTCAAGCCGGAAATCGTCGCGGGCCTGGACATCCTGATCGTCCGCGAACTGACCGGCGGTATCTACTTCGGCTCGCCACGGGGCGTGCGCGAGTTGGAGAATGGCGAGCGTCAGGCCTACGACACCCTGCCGTACAGCGAGAGTGAAATCCGCCGTATCGCCCGTGTCGGTTTCGACATGGCCCGTGTGCGTGGCAAGAAGGTCTGCTCGGTGGACAAGGCCAACGTATTGGCGTCCAGCCAGCTGTGGCGTGAAATCGTCGAGGAAGTCGCCAAGGACTACCCGGACGTCGAGCTGAGCCACATGTACGTCGACAACGCCGCCATGCAGCTGGTGCGTGCACCGAAGCAGTTCGACGTGATCGTCACCGACAACCTGTTCGGCGACATCCTGTCCGACCAGGCCTCGATGCTCACCGGTTCCATCGGCATGCTGCCGTCGGCCTCCCTGGATGCCAACAACAAGGGCATGTACGAGCCGTGCCACGGTTCGGCGCCGGACATCGCCGGGCAGGGCATTGCCAACCCGTTGGCGACCATTTTGTCGGTGTCGATGATGCTGCGTTACAGCTTCAACCTGACCGACGCCGCTGATGCCATCGAGCAGGCCGTGAGCCTGGTGCTCGACCAGGGCCTGCGCACTGGCGACATCTGGTCCCAGGGTTGCACCAAGGTCGGTACGCAAGAAATGGGCGACGCAGTAGTCGCCGCGCTGCGGAATCTGTAA
- the asd gene encoding aspartate-semialdehyde dehydrogenase, which yields MKRVGLIGWRGMVGSVLMQRMLEEQDFDLIEPVFFTTSNVGGQGPSVGKDIAPLKDAYNIEELKTLDVILTCQGGDYTSEVFPKLREAGWQGYWIDAASSLRMQDDAVIVLDPVNRKVIDQQLDAGTRNYIGGNCTVSLMLMGLGGLFEAGLVEWMSAMTYQAASGAGAQNMRELIKQMGATHAAVADQLADPASAILDIDRRVAEAMRSEAYPTENFGVPLAGSLIPWIDKELPNGQSREEWKAQAETNKILGRFKSPIPVDGICVRIGAMRCHSQALTIKLNKDVPIADIEGLISQHNPWVKLVPNNRDISIQELSPNKVTGTLNVPVGRLRKLNMGTQYLGAFTVGDQLLWGAAEPLRRMLRILLER from the coding sequence ATGAAACGTGTAGGTCTGATCGGTTGGCGCGGTATGGTCGGTTCCGTGCTCATGCAGCGGATGCTGGAAGAGCAGGATTTCGATCTTATTGAGCCGGTGTTTTTCACCACCTCCAATGTAGGTGGTCAAGGGCCGTCCGTGGGCAAGGACATTGCTCCGCTCAAGGACGCCTACAACATTGAAGAACTGAAGACCCTCGACGTCATTCTGACCTGCCAGGGTGGCGACTACACCAGCGAAGTCTTCCCCAAGCTGCGCGAAGCCGGCTGGCAGGGTTACTGGATCGACGCCGCTTCCAGCCTGCGCATGCAGGATGACGCGGTGATCGTGCTGGACCCGGTCAACCGCAAGGTGATCGACCAGCAACTGGACGCGGGCACCAGGAACTACATCGGCGGCAACTGCACCGTCAGCCTGATGCTGATGGGCCTGGGCGGCTTGTTCGAAGCCGGCCTGGTGGAGTGGATGAGCGCCATGACCTATCAGGCGGCCTCTGGTGCCGGCGCGCAGAACATGCGTGAACTGATCAAGCAAATGGGCGCGACTCACGCCGCTGTCGCCGATCAACTGGCTGACCCGGCCAGCGCGATCCTCGACATCGACCGCCGTGTGGCCGAGGCCATGCGCAGCGAGGCCTACCCGACCGAAAACTTCGGTGTGCCATTGGCCGGCAGCCTGATCCCGTGGATCGACAAGGAACTGCCTAACGGCCAGAGCCGTGAAGAGTGGAAGGCCCAGGCCGAGACCAACAAGATCCTCGGTCGCTTCAAGAGCCCGATCCCGGTGGACGGTATCTGCGTGCGCATCGGCGCCATGCGTTGCCACAGCCAGGCGTTGACCATCAAGCTGAACAAAGACGTGCCGATCGCCGATATCGAAGGGCTGATCAGCCAGCACAACCCTTGGGTCAAGCTGGTGCCGAACAACCGTGATATCAGCATCCAGGAACTGAGCCCGAACAAGGTGACCGGTACCCTGAATGTGCCGGTTGGCCGTCTGCGCAAGCTGAACATGGGGACGCAGTACCTGGGCGCGTTCACCGTCGGCGACCAACTGCTGTGGGGCGCGGCTGAGCCGTTGCGTCGCATGCTGCGGATCTTGCTGGAGCGGTAA
- a CDS encoding aspartate-semialdehyde dehydrogenase → MTQTFDIAVIGATGTVGETLVQILEEQDFPVGSLHLLASSESAGHSVPFRGKNVRVREVDEFDFSKVQLVFFAAGPAVTLSFAPRATAAGCTLIDLSGALPADQAPQVVPEANAQILDGLKKPYQVSSPSPSATALAVVLAPLRGLLDIQRVNVTANLAVSAQGREAVSELARQTAELLNVRPLEPKFFDRQMAFNLLAQVGKPDAQGHTALEKRLVHELRAVLEMPLLKISVTCVQAPVFFGDSLTVSLQLGAAVDLAAVNRALDSAPGVELVEEGDYPTAVGDAVGQDVVYVGRVRAGVDDPAELNMWLASDNVRKGAALNAVQLAQLLIKGLV, encoded by the coding sequence ATGACCCAGACCTTTGATATTGCCGTGATCGGCGCCACCGGCACCGTTGGCGAAACCCTGGTGCAGATCCTCGAAGAGCAGGACTTCCCGGTAGGCAGCCTGCACCTGTTGGCCAGCAGCGAGTCGGCCGGGCATTCGGTGCCGTTTCGTGGCAAGAACGTGCGGGTGCGGGAAGTCGATGAATTCGATTTCAGCAAAGTCCAACTGGTGTTCTTCGCCGCCGGCCCTGCGGTCACCTTGAGTTTTGCCCCGCGCGCCACCGCTGCGGGCTGCACCCTGATCGACTTGTCCGGCGCCTTGCCGGCCGATCAGGCGCCGCAGGTAGTGCCGGAAGCCAACGCGCAGATCCTCGATGGCCTGAAAAAACCTTATCAGGTCAGCAGCCCAAGCCCGTCGGCGACTGCCCTGGCCGTGGTGCTGGCGCCACTGCGCGGCTTGCTGGACATTCAGCGCGTCAACGTCACCGCCAACCTCGCCGTTTCCGCCCAGGGCCGTGAGGCTGTCAGCGAACTCGCCCGGCAGACCGCCGAGTTGCTGAATGTGCGCCCGCTGGAGCCGAAGTTCTTCGACCGGCAAATGGCCTTTAACCTGCTGGCCCAGGTCGGCAAGCCTGACGCGCAAGGCCACACTGCCCTGGAAAAACGCCTGGTGCACGAATTGCGCGCCGTGCTGGAAATGCCTTTGCTAAAGATTTCCGTCACTTGCGTTCAAGCCCCGGTGTTTTTTGGCGATAGCCTGACTGTGTCACTGCAATTGGGGGCAGCGGTGGATCTCGCTGCCGTCAACCGTGCCCTGGACTCGGCACCGGGTGTCGAGTTGGTGGAAGAGGGCGATTACCCCACGGCTGTGGGCGATGCGGTCGGTCAGGACGTGGTCTACGTGGGCCGGGTTCGTGCCGGTGTTGATGACCCTGCGGAACTAAATATGTGGCTGGCGTCAGATAACGTACGCAAAGGGGCGGCACTGAACGCCGTACAGCTGGCGCAGTTGTTGATAAAAGGCCTTGTGTAA